One Gadus morhua chromosome 1, gadMor3.0, whole genome shotgun sequence DNA segment encodes these proteins:
- the csf1b gene encoding macrophage colony-stimulating factor 1b isoform X2: MFGGIGMRCSIVSFASQHSLSPRVGLNTKNAFICLNVCDRGVCSCSLPNIYQMTSLVPSLIQSKTKVNCLCVLVFLSFPLTMGEVPGPCRHSITREHLMTLRHLMDNQFSSGCMITYTFIERKDLSKCCFVKAALPWILELLATHFKYSRGSVNEGYVQSLRALILNIYSQKCVPQINEEVEDKPESFEVSFQQSPLEALRRALEVLSVYWELMTTMEGPVDWQCESEYTVAFVVSTEVPTNLPTVHFTTDSAETCRSQTWSHDNIQQRAANHSSGGMIMEELPELKGNDST; the protein is encoded by the exons ATGTTTGGGGGGATCGGCATGAGATGTAGTATCGTCAGTTTTGCCTCGCAGCATTCCCTTTCACCACGAGTGGGACTAAATACAAAAAACGCATTTATCTGCCTCAATGTGTGTGACAGAGGAGTCTGCTCTTGTTCTTTGCCAAACATATACCAGATGACCAGCCTGGTGCCCTCCCTGATTCAGAGCAAAACCAAG GtcaattgtctgtgtgtgcttgtgttcctGAGCTTCCCCCTCACCATGGGTGAGGTGCCCGGCCCCTGCAGACATTCCATAACCAGGGAGCACCTCATGACGCTCAGACACCTG ATGGATAACCAGTTTAGTAGTGGGTGTATGATTACCTACACATTTATAGAGCGGAAGGATTTG AGCAAATGTTGCTTTGTAAAAGCGGCCTTACCGTGGATCTTGGAGCTGCTTGCGACCCACTTCAAGTACAGCAGGGGCTCGGTTAACGAGGGTTACGTTCAGTCTCTGAGGGCGCTCATTCTCAACATCTACTCTCAGAAATGTGTTCCTCAGATTAACGAGGAAGTTGAG GACAAACCAGAAAGTTTTGAAGTGTCCTTTCAACAGTCTCCTCTCGAAGCACTTAGGAGGGCCTTGGAGGTGTTGTCTGTCTACTGGGAGCTTATGACCACCATGGAGGGGCCTGTAGACTGGCAGTGTGAGAGTGAATACACTGTAGCCTTTGTGGTCAGCACAGAAGTACCTACCAACCTGCCCACCGTCCACTTTACAACAG ATTCGGCGGAGACATGCAGATCACAGACCTGGAGCCATGATAAT AttcagcagagagctgcaaacCACAGTTCTGGAGGCATGATAATGGAGGAGCTCCCAGAACTTAAAG gCAATGACAGCACATGA
- the csf1b gene encoding macrophage colony-stimulating factor 1b isoform X1: MFGGIGMRCSIVSFASQHSLSPRVGLNTKNAFICLNVCDRGVCSCSLPNIYQMTSLVPSLIQSKTKVNCLCVLVFLSFPLTMGEVPGPCRHSITREHLMTLRHLMDNQFSSGCMITYTFIERKDLSKCCFVKAALPWILELLATHFKYSRGSVNEGYVQSLRALILNIYSQKCVPQINEEVEDKPESFEVSFQQSPLEALRRALEVLSVYWELMTTMEGPVDWQCESEYTVAFVVSTEVPTNLPTVHFTTDRAEKYSMNASPRRLETDFYKLGFIITSICGGILIIFFLSYMFLQKIRRRHADHRPGAMIIFSRELQTTVLEA; the protein is encoded by the exons ATGTTTGGGGGGATCGGCATGAGATGTAGTATCGTCAGTTTTGCCTCGCAGCATTCCCTTTCACCACGAGTGGGACTAAATACAAAAAACGCATTTATCTGCCTCAATGTGTGTGACAGAGGAGTCTGCTCTTGTTCTTTGCCAAACATATACCAGATGACCAGCCTGGTGCCCTCCCTGATTCAGAGCAAAACCAAG GtcaattgtctgtgtgtgcttgtgttcctGAGCTTCCCCCTCACCATGGGTGAGGTGCCCGGCCCCTGCAGACATTCCATAACCAGGGAGCACCTCATGACGCTCAGACACCTG ATGGATAACCAGTTTAGTAGTGGGTGTATGATTACCTACACATTTATAGAGCGGAAGGATTTG AGCAAATGTTGCTTTGTAAAAGCGGCCTTACCGTGGATCTTGGAGCTGCTTGCGACCCACTTCAAGTACAGCAGGGGCTCGGTTAACGAGGGTTACGTTCAGTCTCTGAGGGCGCTCATTCTCAACATCTACTCTCAGAAATGTGTTCCTCAGATTAACGAGGAAGTTGAG GACAAACCAGAAAGTTTTGAAGTGTCCTTTCAACAGTCTCCTCTCGAAGCACTTAGGAGGGCCTTGGAGGTGTTGTCTGTCTACTGGGAGCTTATGACCACCATGGAGGGGCCTGTAGACTGGCAGTGTGAGAGTGAATACACTGTAGCCTTTGTGGTCAGCACAGAAGTACCTACCAACCTGCCCACCGTCCACTTTACAACAG ACAGGGCTGAGAAGTACTCAATGAACGCGTCCCCGAGACGTTTGGAAACAGATTTTTATAAACTTGGCTTTATAATCACTTCCATCTGCGGAGGAATTCTGATTATATTCTTCCTCTCCTACATGTTCTTACAAAAG ATTCGGCGGAGACATGCAGATCACAGACCTGGAGCCATGATAAT AttcagcagagagctgcaaacCACAGTTCTGGAGGCATGA